The DNA segment GGGTTCGCACCGCAGTGGATCTACGCCCTGGACAAGGGCGACAAGACGCTGCGCCGGGACCGCGTGCACGGGTGGTTCCTCTCCCGGGGCTACCGCAGCGCCACCCTGGACAACTCCGTCGTGAACGGCACCGCCACCGACGAGGAGGTGCGCCGGGCGCGCGAGGTGGGCGCCGACGTGGACGCCTTCATCCGGGCGGCCCACGCCGAAGGCCGGCGCGTGCTCATGATCGACGACGGCGGCATCATCGCCCTCGGCTCCGCACACGACCGCCTGGTCACCGAACAGCCGGACGCGGCACTGGAGTTGACCGTCAGCGGCCTCAAACGCATATCCGCGGCCACCGACATGCGCCTGCCCGTCCTCAACATGGCCCGCTCCGAGGTCAAGACACACCTGGCCTACAACGAGATCGCCGACTCCTGCGTACGGCGGCTGCGCGCCATCGTGCCCGGCGAGAAGTTCGTGGGCCGGCGGGTGCTGTCCCTGGGCTTCGGCACCCTCGGCGCCCGGGTCGCCAGGTCGCTGCGCGCGACCGGATGCCGCGTCACCGTCGTGGACACCGACATGCTCGCCCTGGTCCGCGCCGCCGAGGAGGGCTTCGACACCAGCCGCTCGGCCCACGAGGCCCTGCTGCACATCCGCCCCTTCCTGATCATCGGGACCACCGGCGAGGACGCGCTCACCGAGGCCGACCTGCCGCTGCTGCCCGACGGCGTGCTCCTGGCCGGGTTCGCCACCCGGGACTTCAGCCTGTTCAGCGAGCGCCGGGTCGCCGCGACGGCGTCGGACGTCCCCGGTGTGGGTGTGCGCTACACCCTGCCCGACCGCCGCTCCGCCGTCCTCCTAGGCGACGGCCGGTCCCTGAACCTGTACACCTACGAGGGCATCCCCAACCGGGGCTACGACGCCTACCGCGCCGCGACCCTGGTCACCGCCAAGCACCTGTGCCGGTCCGCCGCCGACCTGGCGCCCGGCATCCACCTCGGGGTGGTGGACCAAGTGGTGCGCGGCGCGGGGCTGTTCGACGCGTACTACGACACGTATCTCGCCGACACGGTCCAGCCGGCCGGGGCGGGCGCCGAGAACGGCGGGGACGCGCATGAGTGACCTGCCCCGCGTCTGCGTCGTCGGCTACGGAGTGGCCGGCAAACTCCACCACCGCCTGCTGGAAGCCGCCGGTCTGCGCGTGTGCGCCGTCGACCCGGCCGTGACCGGCGTACCCGCCGGCGTCCACCGCCACCGGCCCGTCGACCACAGCCCCACCGTCAGGGACATGACGGGCCCGGTGCACCTGTGGTCGCTCTGCACACCCACCCAGGTGCACGTCGATGTCCTGGCGGAGGTCCTGGAGCGCGACCCGCTGGCCCGCGTCATCATGGAGAAGCCGGCCTGCCGGGCACAGGACGTGCCCCGGCTCCTGGAGCTGCTGGAGCGGTACCCCGGAGCGCGTGTGGTGGTCATGAACCAGTACCGGCACGCCCACGCGCTGCGCCTGCTGGACGACCTCCGGCGCCGTCATCTGCCGGACCAGCCGGTGACGGCGGTGCGCGTCGCCTTCAGCAAGGACCGGCGGGCCGACATGGAGGCCGGGCGGTTCGTCGACCGCGACCACGGCGTCTTCGGCTACGAGTGGCCGCACATGCTCGCGGTGGCGAGCCGGCTGCTGCCGTCGGAGGCGTACCGCGCCTATGTCGAGACCCCGGTCGAGGACGTGCGCGGGGTCGTCCACGAGGACTACTTCGTCACGGCCGCCCGGGAGCGCGCCGTGGTGGCGGACGGCGTGGAGCTGGACCTGTACTCGTCGGTCGTCGGCGACCCGCCGGGCGACACCGGCACACCCGACTGGGCCCGTCCCTTCGGCCACTCCGTCGGCGGGCGCCGACGGCTCGCCCAACTCCAGGTCGGGCCGGCGTTGTTCACGGCCGAGATGGACCCCGTGGCCCTTCCGGACGGCAGCCGGCTGCCCGCCAACACCCACCGGCTGACGGCCCAGCTTCCCGGCGGCGTCCAGGAGACGCTGGTGAACGACTCCCCCATGGACAACGCCCTGCGCACCGCGGTCGCCCGGCTGCTCGGCGATCTGCCCCTGCCTCCGGTCGACCTGCGCCCCGTGCACCGCATCAGCGCGCTGGCGGGCCACTTCGGGCACGCCCGCGCGGCCGCCGCCACGGCCGGACAGCTGAGCGGAGGGGCCGTATGAGCAGGCTCCGTTTCGGTGTCGTCGGCTGCGGTGTGATCGGCGGTCTGCACGCCCGGGTGCTCAGTTCCTACGCACCACTCGCCGAACGGGCGCGGCTCGTCGCCGTCGCGTCGCCCTCACCCGGGCGCGCGCACCGGCTGGCCGAGGAGACCGGCTGCGAGGCGACGGATGTCGACGCCCTGATCGCGCACCCTGATATCGATGTCATCAGCGTGTGCACCCCCAGCGGTCTCCATGCCGAGCTGGGGCTGCGGGCACTGGCCGCGGGCAAGCACGTGGTCGTGGAGAAGCCCATCGACGTGAGTGCCCGCGCGGCGGACCAGCTGATCGACGGCGCACGACGGGCCGGGCGCGCCCTGGCCGTCATCAGCCAGCGCCGCTTCGATCCGGCCTCCCGGACCCTGCGATCCACCCTGGACGCCGGGGAGTTCGGGACGCTGACGTCGGGGCTGGTGGAAGTGCCCCTGTGGCGCGGCCAGTCCTACTACGACTCGGGCGGCTGGCGTGGCAGCCGGGCCCTGGACGGGGGCGGCGCGCTCCTCAACCAGGGGGTGCACGCCGTCGACCTCGCCCAGTGGCTGCTGGGCCCGGTCGTCGAGGTCGCCGCGCACACCGCCCTGAAGGGCCACAGCGGCATCGAGGTCGAGGACGTCGTCACCGCGAGCCTCAGGCATGCCAGTGGTGCCCTGACGTCCCTGCTGGCGACGACCGCCGCCTACCCGGGCCGCACCACGCGCCTGACGGTGCACGGCGACCGGGGCAGCGCGGTGATCGACAACGACGAACTCACCTGGTTCCACGCCGCCGGCCCCGGCGACGACACTTCCGCCTACGGCGCC comes from the Streptomyces seoulensis genome and includes:
- a CDS encoding Gfo/Idh/MocA family protein; protein product: MSRLRFGVVGCGVIGGLHARVLSSYAPLAERARLVAVASPSPGRAHRLAEETGCEATDVDALIAHPDIDVISVCTPSGLHAELGLRALAAGKHVVVEKPIDVSARAADQLIDGARRAGRALAVISQRRFDPASRTLRSTLDAGEFGTLTSGLVEVPLWRGQSYYDSGGWRGSRALDGGGALLNQGVHAVDLAQWLLGPVVEVAAHTALKGHSGIEVEDVVTASLRHASGALTSLLATTAAYPGRTTRLTVHGDRGSAVIDNDELTWFHAAGPGDDTSAYGAYGAGNQAAERRPPTPAEQRDASGLLPSPHGDQLVDFCDAVAEGRAPAVDGEEGRSALLTVLAVYEAARTGAVTQVPHTLGAKPAPSAPMTIPEPA
- a CDS encoding Gfo/Idh/MocA family oxidoreductase, giving the protein MSDLPRVCVVGYGVAGKLHHRLLEAAGLRVCAVDPAVTGVPAGVHRHRPVDHSPTVRDMTGPVHLWSLCTPTQVHVDVLAEVLERDPLARVIMEKPACRAQDVPRLLELLERYPGARVVVMNQYRHAHALRLLDDLRRRHLPDQPVTAVRVAFSKDRRADMEAGRFVDRDHGVFGYEWPHMLAVASRLLPSEAYRAYVETPVEDVRGVVHEDYFVTAARERAVVADGVELDLYSSVVGDPPGDTGTPDWARPFGHSVGGRRRLAQLQVGPALFTAEMDPVALPDGSRLPANTHRLTAQLPGGVQETLVNDSPMDNALRTAVARLLGDLPLPPVDLRPVHRISALAGHFGHARAAAATAGQLSGGAV